A single window of Candidatus Microthrix subdominans DNA harbors:
- a CDS encoding DUF1990 domain-containing protein — MAHSPTPPGYRRDRWTRRADHDDFDAARRAITTWAAQRTAGLTLSPPTPDIAVDTTLAFAYPIGPGSVTGTCRIVEVIDEPDRFGFVYATLPHHPEQGEELFLVERDGEGTISPHRGGVATRQPDHPHRPPGHALLPAPRHRSLPRGPHRRSGRKHEPPLRSVGSRRSASGCYHAVTKIGRGNRSGRRPHLGSTRAADTPPANHPEETCPKQSSSQPPAARSVGP, encoded by the coding sequence ATGGCGCACTCCCCCACGCCGCCCGGCTACCGGCGAGACCGCTGGACCCGCCGGGCCGACCACGACGATTTCGACGCCGCCCGTCGGGCGATCACGACCTGGGCGGCGCAGCGCACCGCAGGGCTCACCCTCTCGCCCCCGACGCCGGACATTGCCGTCGACACCACGCTGGCCTTCGCCTACCCCATCGGCCCCGGTTCGGTCACCGGCACGTGCCGCATCGTCGAGGTCATCGACGAGCCCGACCGGTTCGGCTTCGTCTACGCCACGCTCCCCCACCACCCCGAGCAGGGGGAGGAGCTGTTCCTCGTCGAGCGAGACGGCGAGGGCACGATCAGCCCGCATCGAGGCGGTGTGGCGACCCGGCAACCTGATCACCCGCATCGGCCTCCCGGCCACGCGCTTCTTCCAGCGCCGCGCCACCGATCGCTACCTCGTGGGCCTCACCGCCGCTCCGGTCGGAAACACGAGCCGCCGCTGAGAAGCGTCGGCTCGCGCCGGAGCGCCAGCGGTTGTTACCATGCGGTCACCAAGATCGGCAGGGGGAATCGATCCGGCCGTCGACCGCATCTAGGGTCGACACGCGCCGCCGACACCCCGCCGGCCAACCACCCGGAGGAAACATGCCCGAAGCAGTCATCGTCGCAACCGCCCGCAGCCCGATCGGTCGGGCCATGA
- a CDS encoding MaoC family dehydratase produces MALGDLASLVGTTLGPTDGVEITQERVNTFADATGDHQWIHVDVERANAESPFGGPIAHGYLTLSLVNDLMPKMLEVTGTSMGVNVGVDKVRFPSPVPVGSVVRGTAEVMSVDEVGGGTQAVVRVSVTIDGAAKPSCVVDTVSRFFP; encoded by the coding sequence GTGGCGTTGGGCGACCTGGCCTCCCTGGTCGGCACCACCCTGGGCCCCACCGATGGCGTGGAGATCACCCAGGAGCGGGTCAACACGTTTGCCGACGCCACCGGCGATCACCAGTGGATTCACGTCGACGTCGAGCGGGCCAACGCCGAGAGCCCGTTCGGAGGCCCGATCGCCCACGGCTACCTCACCCTGTCGCTCGTCAACGACCTGATGCCCAAAATGTTGGAGGTCACCGGCACGTCGATGGGCGTCAACGTGGGAGTCGACAAGGTGCGGTTCCCGTCGCCGGTGCCGGTCGGTTCGGTTGTGCGGGGCACCGCCGAGGTGATGTCGGTCGACGAGGTCGGCGGCGGCACCCAGGCGGTGGTCCGGGTGAGCGTCACCATCGACGGTGCGGCCAAGCCGAGCTGCGTGGTCGACACGGTCAGCCGCTTCTTCCCCTGA
- a CDS encoding SDR family oxidoreductase: MTDQNAVPTAPQPPPGRHLLEGKGVVITAAAGTGIGSALAERCQLEGARLVISDLHERRLGETADRLAELGPRPTTILCNVTDEEQVQHLVQGSIEALGGIDVWMNNAGLGGNAPIVEMTDEQWSMVLDVTLTGTFRCLRAVLPHMYERGGGAVVNNASVLGWRAQELQAHYAAAKAGVMALTRSAAMEAAKHDVRINAVAPSLAMHAFLEKVTPDGLLDQLRGQEAFGRGAEPWEVANVMVFLASDLASYLTGEVISVSSQHA; this comes from the coding sequence ATGACCGACCAGAACGCCGTGCCGACCGCTCCGCAACCGCCCCCAGGCCGACACCTGCTCGAAGGGAAGGGCGTCGTCATCACCGCCGCCGCCGGGACCGGCATCGGATCGGCGCTCGCCGAGCGATGCCAGCTGGAGGGCGCCCGCTTGGTGATCTCCGACCTGCACGAGCGCCGCCTGGGCGAGACCGCCGACCGGCTTGCCGAGCTCGGCCCCCGGCCGACCACGATCCTGTGCAACGTCACCGACGAGGAACAGGTGCAGCACCTGGTCCAGGGCTCGATCGAGGCCCTCGGCGGCATCGACGTGTGGATGAACAACGCCGGCCTGGGCGGCAACGCCCCGATCGTCGAGATGACCGACGAGCAGTGGTCGATGGTGCTCGACGTCACCCTCACCGGCACGTTCCGATGCCTGCGCGCAGTGCTGCCCCACATGTACGAGCGTGGCGGCGGGGCCGTTGTCAACAATGCCTCGGTGCTGGGCTGGCGGGCCCAGGAGCTGCAGGCCCACTACGCCGCCGCCAAGGCCGGCGTGATGGCGCTGACCCGTTCGGCCGCGATGGAGGCCGCCAAGCACGACGTGCGCATCAACGCCGTGGCCCCGAGCCTGGCGATGCACGCCTTCCTGGAGAAGGTCACCCCGGATGGGCTGCTCGACCAGTTGCGCGGCCAAGAGGCCTTTGGTCGTGGCGCCGAGCCGTGGGAGGTGGCCAACGTGATGGTGTTCCTCGCCTCCGACCTGGCCAGCTACCTCACCGGCGAGGTCATCTCGGTCTCCAGCCAGCACGCCTGA
- a CDS encoding acyl-CoA dehydrogenase family protein yields MDFGLSAEEQSFREEVSSWMHEHLTGEFAQLAGRGGPGDEHSFIAERMAWERELASGGWTCVGWPTEHGGRGLPLHLEVIFHEEYSRAGGPGRAGLIGEGLLGPTLIHFGSADQQQRFLPGIVDGTQYWCQGYSEPNAGSDLANVTTKARLDGDQWVLDGQKVWTSLAQWSDWCFVVARTEPDSVRHHGLSYLLVPMDGDGIETRPIRQITGTAEFNEVFFDGARTDADLVVGEPGEGWKVAMGTLAFERGALTLGQQAAFEHEFHEICADARRTGRWDDPSLRQQLASLWVRLRIMRWNSVRSLGVAESGELMPEAMIHKLYWAGLHRDMGEAAMDALGPEATLTPYGRADNTHDADEMEAAHRLFFFTRSDTIYGGSNQIQRNVIGERALGLPREPRPPAR; encoded by the coding sequence GTGGACTTCGGACTCTCCGCGGAGGAACAGAGCTTTCGCGAGGAGGTGAGCTCGTGGATGCACGAGCATCTCACCGGCGAGTTCGCTCAGCTCGCCGGCCGGGGTGGGCCCGGCGACGAGCACTCCTTCATCGCCGAGCGCATGGCCTGGGAGCGCGAGTTGGCCTCCGGCGGTTGGACCTGCGTGGGCTGGCCCACCGAGCACGGCGGCCGAGGCCTACCGCTGCACCTCGAGGTGATCTTTCACGAGGAGTACTCCCGTGCCGGCGGGCCCGGCCGGGCCGGACTGATCGGTGAGGGCCTGCTCGGCCCCACGCTGATCCACTTCGGCAGCGCCGACCAACAGCAACGGTTCCTGCCCGGCATCGTCGACGGCACGCAGTACTGGTGCCAGGGCTACTCCGAGCCCAACGCCGGCAGCGACCTGGCCAACGTCACCACCAAGGCCCGCCTCGATGGGGACCAGTGGGTGCTCGACGGCCAGAAGGTGTGGACGTCGCTGGCCCAGTGGTCGGACTGGTGCTTCGTCGTGGCCCGCACCGAGCCGGACAGCGTCCGCCACCACGGGCTGAGCTACCTGCTGGTGCCGATGGACGGCGACGGCATCGAGACCCGGCCGATCCGCCAAATCACGGGAACCGCCGAGTTCAACGAGGTGTTTTTCGACGGCGCTCGGACCGACGCCGACCTGGTGGTCGGCGAGCCGGGCGAGGGCTGGAAGGTGGCGATGGGCACCCTGGCCTTCGAGCGGGGCGCGCTCACGCTGGGCCAGCAGGCTGCTTTTGAGCACGAGTTTCACGAGATCTGCGCCGATGCCCGCCGCACCGGCCGGTGGGATGATCCGTCCTTGCGCCAGCAACTGGCGTCGCTGTGGGTGCGCCTGCGCATCATGCGCTGGAACTCGGTGCGCAGCCTGGGCGTGGCCGAGTCGGGCGAGCTCATGCCCGAGGCGATGATCCACAAGCTGTACTGGGCCGGCCTGCACCGCGACATGGGCGAGGCCGCCATGGACGCCCTTGGGCCCGAAGCGACGCTCACCCCCTACGGCCGGGCGGACAATACCCACGACGCCGACGAGATGGAGGCGGCCCATCGGCTGTTCTTCTTCACTCGATCCGACACGATCTACGGCGGGTCCAACCAGATCCAGCGCAATGTGATCGGCGAGCGGGCGCTCGGCCTCCCCCGGGAACCCCGCCCCCCGGCCAGGTAG